A genomic window from Methanobacterium sp. BRmetb2 includes:
- a CDS encoding adenine phosphoribosyltransferase, which produces MLEELKKSLIKSPIVKKGEYNYFVHPITDGIPLVESKILREAAEGIAKYGNLDVDKIVCVEAMGIHIATALSLKTEVPFVVVRKRSYGLPGEVAVHQVTGYSEGELYINGIKKGDRVILIDDVVSTGGTIIAVLNALKNMGVDIVDVITVIEKGKGKEIVKNETGFSVKTLIKVDVVDGKVVIEKSVDD; this is translated from the coding sequence ATGTTGGAAGAATTAAAAAAAAGTCTGATCAAATCGCCTATTGTTAAGAAGGGCGAGTATAACTATTTCGTGCATCCTATAACCGATGGAATTCCATTAGTAGAAAGTAAAATTTTACGGGAGGCTGCAGAGGGAATAGCAAAATATGGAAATTTGGATGTAGATAAGATTGTATGTGTTGAAGCAATGGGAATCCATATTGCTACTGCACTATCTTTAAAGACAGAGGTACCCTTTGTGGTGGTTAGAAAAAGATCTTATGGCCTACCAGGTGAGGTGGCTGTGCATCAAGTAACTGGTTACAGTGAAGGAGAATTATACATTAATGGTATTAAAAAGGGTGACAGGGTTATCCTTATCGATGATGTGGTAAGTACTGGAGGGACCATCATAGCGGTTTTAAATGCTCTAAAAAATATGGGTGTGGACATTGTTGATGTAATCACCGTCATCGAGAAAGGGAAAGGAAAAGAAATTGTAAAAAATGAAACTGGATTTTCAGTTAAAACACTCATTAAAGTGGACGTAGTAGATGGAAAGGTAGTAATTGAAAAGAGTGTAGATGATTGA
- a CDS encoding signal recognition particle protein — protein sequence MLGNLGKNLTKTMKKLAGMSIIDEEVVKEAIKDIQRALIQADVNINLVFNLSKSIEERALKEEPPKGITPKEHIITIVYEELVKLLGEKPVEVEIDRKPYKILFLGLQGSGKTTTIAKLTKYLQKKGFNPAIICTDTWRPAAYEQLKQLTEDMNVPLYGDPENKDALELARAGLEEFKKQSVVIIDTAGRHKDEKDLIDEMEQLSKVVDPEEAILVIDGTIGQQAREQAQAFSKATEVGSIIVTKLDGSAKGGGALSAVSEIGAPIKFIGTGERVDDFEAFDPERFISRLLGMGDIKSLIEKAEEIADEDVSMETMDAILSGKFTLKDMRSQFDMMGKMGPMQQVMNMIPGGGKLPKNASQMTEEKIDKYKVLMNSMTEYELQHPEVIKQSRVKRIARGSGMRNEDVKELLKYYNVTKKAMKGFGRRKMGGPLGQMMRQFMK from the coding sequence ATGTTAGGTAATCTCGGAAAAAATTTAACCAAAACAATGAAAAAATTGGCTGGAATGTCCATTATTGATGAAGAAGTGGTAAAAGAAGCCATAAAAGACATCCAAAGGGCTTTAATCCAAGCTGATGTTAATATTAATTTAGTATTCAATCTTTCTAAATCCATAGAAGAACGTGCGCTTAAAGAAGAACCCCCTAAGGGAATAACACCTAAAGAACATATAATAACCATTGTTTATGAAGAACTGGTTAAACTTTTGGGTGAAAAACCAGTTGAAGTCGAAATTGACAGAAAACCATATAAAATATTGTTCCTAGGACTTCAAGGTAGTGGTAAAACCACCACCATTGCAAAACTCACCAAGTACCTCCAGAAAAAAGGCTTCAACCCGGCAATCATATGTACCGACACATGGAGACCAGCTGCATACGAACAGCTTAAACAACTCACTGAAGATATGAATGTTCCCCTATATGGAGATCCTGAAAACAAAGATGCTCTTGAACTGGCCCGTGCCGGATTGGAAGAATTTAAAAAACAAAGCGTTGTAATTATAGATACTGCTGGACGTCATAAAGATGAAAAAGATCTTATTGATGAAATGGAACAACTTTCAAAAGTAGTGGATCCTGAAGAAGCAATACTGGTCATTGATGGAACTATTGGACAGCAAGCCAGAGAACAGGCCCAGGCATTTAGTAAAGCTACTGAAGTTGGATCTATAATTGTAACTAAACTTGATGGTTCTGCCAAAGGTGGTGGAGCGTTATCTGCAGTTTCAGAAATTGGTGCACCTATCAAATTCATAGGTACTGGAGAAAGAGTTGATGATTTCGAAGCATTCGACCCTGAACGATTCATCTCTCGACTCTTAGGAATGGGAGATATTAAAAGCCTTATTGAAAAGGCAGAAGAGATCGCAGATGAAGATGTAAGCATGGAAACTATGGATGCCATTTTAAGTGGTAAATTCACCCTTAAAGATATGCGTTCCCAGTTTGACATGATGGGAAAAATGGGACCCATGCAACAGGTAATGAATATGATACCTGGTGGAGGAAAACTTCCTAAAAATGCTTCGCAAATGACTGAAGAAAAAATAGACAAATACAAGGTATTAATGAACTCCATGACTGAATACGAGCTTCAACACCCTGAAGTGATTAAACAGTCCCGGGTTAAGAGAATAGCCAGAGGTTCAGGTATGCGAAATGAGGATGTTAAAGAGCTTCTTAAATATTATAATGTAACAAAAAAAGCCATGAAAGGTTTTGGAAGAAGAAAAATGGGCGGTCCGTTGGGACAAATGATGAGACAGTTCATGAAATAA